Genomic DNA from Porites lutea chromosome 4, jaPorLute2.1, whole genome shotgun sequence:
ATAAAAACGCAAAGCATCTTGGAGCAGACTGAAGACAGTTATACAGATAAGACTGCTCGCTTTATTTAGTTAATATAGCTTCGCGATGTCTGAATACGAAGAAAGTTTGGTCGAAATTATAGTATTATTTAtgtaaactttcaaaaatgcgacactatttttctttttcaaatcagCTTTAAATAAAGAATGATTTTTATATACACTTAGTGGTAATATTTAGTTCTGAGTGTGTGTAAGTGTGTGTGTGTCTAAGTGTTTGACTTGTTTATGTGCATTCTACTAGAAACGGGTAAACACTTTATCTTCGGGGTATCCCAATGCGTTTCTCAGATGTTTACAAGTTGGTACGTTctctcgagaaaaaaaaaattaaaagaagaagtGTCAGTGGTCTGCTCAGTCTCTGGAAAACATGATTTCCTTGTTCCACTGCATAACCCTTAACTTGTGAACTCCGAACTTGAGAAGGTGAAAGGATGGTGTGAGGTAAATAAACTGTCAGTGAATACGGCAAAGACTAATTTTATGATAATTACGTCCACTAAGAAAAAGGATATGTCCGTGAATATTTAGATTAGAAATAAGGACGAAACGTACTACCGTCGCGTTCGCAAGGACCATATTAAATATTTAGGGTACTAATCGATGATTGTATCTCCTGGAAATATCATATCTCATATATTTGCACACGAATATCCAGGAATATCGGAATTATATCCAAATTAAGGGACTTTCCATTTTTTAGGCAACTTATTTATTCTTTGCAAACACACATGGTAAAGATACCGAGAGTGTTCTCCCATTGCTGAATTTGTTAGACATGCTCACAGTATACAACGTTTATTGTCTGCatcattaaaaattaacccaTCTCTGGCATAAAGGTTTACTATCCGATATATTTCTCGACACCTTTCTTTACGCTAGTGATGTCCATAACTACAATACTAGATCTGTAaccaataaaaaattatgtaaaccTCGTGTAAGAACGAATACTGGCAAGCAGATAATATTATTGAAGGCAATCACACAAGCATCCCACAATACCTTAAAGAATTGAGTGAGTAcgctttttccaaaaaaaaaaagaaatcacttTTTATGTACACTTTAAACCTCAACCTAGGACCAGACTCTCTTATGCGATATGATGATGGGCGATAAGAAGCTATAAGATGGTATTCCTATTCCTATGAGGGTCTACTGCACTGTCTCCTATAATAAGGTTCAATTCTAGTGAACGCAGAAATTTCATAGGCTTTAATCTCCCACGCGCTACTCTTATATACATGTAATTCTAAGATACTAAAACAGATCTGGTACGTAGCAGTTGCCAAGTAGTTTTGTATTATGGTAATTGTCTGCCCCAAGGAGAAAAATAAGATGAAGAAGACAAGAAGCACTGTTTTAGAACGAGGAGAAGACTGAGTACCAATTGATCCATAGAGGGAAAGACTCTGTCCTAAACGAAGAGGACGTGGGCAACATTTGTTGAAAGGTATAGTTTGAAGAATACAGAAGAACGGTAAGGATCTTGGTGATTTCCCGGAGAGAATTGAAATACTCTTTTACTCGTCTTTTGCAAACACTCTGACCTCGTGCGTCAAATTTGTGTTTTGCGAGGATCTTTGTACAGGTTTGATTCTTTTTTTACCTGTCGAGctttttcacatgacgtcacggcggtcATATCGGTGTTCTAAGACAATGAaacggccgccatgttgttatTCCAAACCAATGCTTTTAACTCTTTACTTTATGTcaaagctttttgttttcaataggTTTAATTTGCATAGaagctggccacgtgagtgaaaacactctatatacCATGCTTGTTATTTAAGTCAATCAAAGCGGGACGTTTAAGATCAAGACCGAGGTTACTCTGATTTCAGTTGTAAGTAGTCAGTTGGAAATAATTTAATCATTGATTAGTTTATAGAAATTATTCCTTCCGTAATTTTGAGACTTCTAgtggaattattttaaattaatataTAAACTAGTTATTTCGAAGGTTTTGGAGAAAGGTCTGTAACAGTTTTTTACTTAAGATGCAGAGAATAAATAGTCTGCCGTCGCTTGTGAGAGaaactgaaatcaaatttctagCTTCCCTGCTTGTGGGACAATCCTGTACAATAGGTAGGAGCAGTGTTTTCGTTATATTCCACTTGTTTTACTTTTAAGACCAATAGATTCTGCCAATAAAGGAACGGTGTTTGCCATTTGTTTTACAACTGCCGTTAGTGTCTTTTCTAGAATGGAGGCAAAGTATTTTATAGGGATCTTTCCTCTTTAGCAAAGCATCAAGACACGGAAGATGATGATCGTCTATTTATTGTTAGCACTCAAGGTAAGTACTTTCCACTTCCCTCTTCTCGGTCATCCTAAGATTGTCATAATCCTTAGCTTTTTTTTCTGATACACGATTTATCCCAATTTGTTTTAACTGCGCTTGAAAAATTTGATTCAACTTTGTCCGTACTTTTGTACTTGCATGTTTGTTATTACCACTGTAAAGAgagttttaaattattttattgaagaaaaaaatgaaatgaaatatgaAGCTGTAGCACACCATTCATTTCTATTCTTCTTATCGACGTCAATAAATTGAAATTccttttattaattattttgtaaactGAAGCATGTTATAGTTAATTGAAATTAACTATTGAAGCTGTCTCAAAGAGCTCGTAGACTATCAAGGGAATCAAGATTAATTTATGTAAACACTGGTTCTCGATTAGCGCTATTTGTTGACATTATATATTTATAATTCCATTCACACAAAGGGCTGTAAATATTCAAAACTTTTGAGATAGGAATCATGAAAGCGCCGGTGTATTTTCATCAGAGCTATTATGTTAAGCTTGCAACTTTTTACTCCTTTTAATTCAGGAGAAGGTTCTTGCCTTTGATGCAAGCCCCAATAGGCTATCACCTGGAACAAAtttcttctctctctctctctgtttgAATCTTTTGCTCGTGTTTATTCGCCATGACGATTCTTCACAATGATTTTTCACTAATATGcgttcttctctttttttctagaCCGCTTCGATACTTGTACAATCTCAAGGTAAATACTTGAGCAGACACCCATTCTTTTAAATTGTAATCTaaagcatgaaaataaaatattgggcATCTCAAATGTAACATACTCTTAAGTAAAAATAGATTATTTTATCAACTAAATGGAAAGATAGTGAGTAGACATAATATCTTTTCAATACTGCAATCCATCTTAATCCCGGTCAAGAGAAAGtaagtaagaagaatttttgcTATATGACTAGGTCAAGTTATACTGGTGAGAATATTGTTTTCATGTAATCGccatgaaatgaaatttttcctCTACGTATAACAGACTGTTCAGATCCCCTGGGACTCTCCACCAATCAGATATCGGATGACTCTTTAACTGCCACCACTTGGCAGCCAGGTAGAAGCGATCCTTGGTATGGCCGTTTGAACAACGAATCACGACGCAGCTGGTGCTCTACCTTGTTGGACGTTAATCAATATATTCAGGTTGTAAAATTTACTAAACACTTTTAATAAGGTTACAAGTATGATGTGAAGCATTTGGAATATGAACAGATATTTATTCTTGCAGATGCTCCTAAAAAGAATGTGGCATTCATTGAGTAATATTTTTCCGTATACTCtcatccgttttttttttgtttgtcagtACTTGGGCTATTTCCTCTTCGATTTTATTTGTAAACTCTttctacattttcttgaattcttTACTGATTCCAAAGTAGCTAGGCTGCCTGATCGTGGATAATTAGCAATACTGAATGAGGcagagtaggatatgaagaattctgcagatcgataataaaaacaataatctgCAACCAGGCTGCACCAGGCTGAGGtcgttttgacgtcatcggttcaatatgtcaaaattctttccaaatttggtcaacagcaGCTAGTTAtagtgaattatgcgtgtggttttagccaatcagagacggggaaatttttttaatgaataataatttgcaATATACAACCATTGATAATCAGTTCATGTCATCCTTTTTGTATCATTTTTGCCGGGTCACTTTATGCTTTGCAGGAGTTGAAAATTCTCAAATGTTGCTCGGTAATGAGTAGCAACATATTTGACATGTAAGGTGGTGGTATCTATTTTTTTCGCCAGTTAAAGTCTCTTACAATTTGACTGCTTTAGGTCGATTTAGGACCAAAACAGAGGAAAGTGACCGCGGTAGCAAGCCAAGGTAGTCATAACTATAATGAATGGGTAACCGAATATGAACTGTCGTACAGCTCTGATGGTGGAacatggaattattacaaagaTGGAAATAATCGTAAGGTATGTACAGGGCATATCGTAAACCTTCATGCGTAAGTTAAAAGCTTCCCTTTCATGCTACACTTACCTATAGTACGCCTACAGCAGGAACTTCAGTAAGGATCCATGAGTGTTTCATGCTCAGAGTGTTAGCCTACAACGCCGTCGTTCTTAAGGATTAGGATCGCGTGACGAAGCTCTAAGAAAGTCTGAGTGGGAGGTTATACTGGTGCCGCACTTAGtaataataacttttttaaagtttttttttcttttccgttAAAAATCCCTTCAAGTTTTAAAACGATTTCACGTTGCTGTTTATTATTTCAATCACCATAACCTACTACAAATTTTCATCCcctatttttatttctctttcgtCGAAGCCAAGGCAAGAGGAAACGGCCAAGGGAGGGCAAAATTTgctcgctataacgaggttttgtTATACCTGGGACCTCGTTATAAAGAGGTTCGTTATATTCAAAATCCACTGTGAGAGTGTTCACTCAATCATTCATGTTCAGAAAGAGACTTCGGTCTTGTATTTTTTAAGGAGGAGATTACATTGTAGTATTAATACCTAAATCGAAGTGGAACCTCTTTCAGGTTTTTGGCGCAAATAAAGATCGCTTGACAGAGGTAAAGCATCTCATTGATTACCCATTTACTGCAGTGGCCTTACGATTTCACCCAACAGCCTGGAGTGGTGATATATGTATGAGGGTTGAAGTCTTTGGCTGCGATGgtgagttttttttaacttattttggGTACATTTAACACTCAAAAAAAAAGCCGGCCATagttatgataatgataatgaaaaataatttctttatttgccCTCGACAGTATTTATCTCAAAggctagtggggccgagcaaacatctgaaacaaacaaaaaaatggacgataaatttaaaaaagttaagaatttcaactggctggaggcaaaccagttggctatttacaagcacaGCCAAGGGTTTGAACTCGTGCTTGACCACCGTGAGCAAACCCAGCTTAAAGTCAGGGCGGGACTTGGACTCGGGGCCTACGGATTGCAAGTCCAACGCTCTTACCCCTCGGCCATGCTGCGATGAAGAAGATTGACCAACTTATGTCCCTTGGAAATGGTTGTCATGTTCATACATGCCGATACGATCATAGGAACGCTATGCATTTCTGGAAAACAACACAACATATTTTATCAGCTAGTTTTGCAAATGAATAACAAGTAATTTGCCTTTCTGATGTAGCTGAACTTCTGGAAAACAATACAACATATTTTATCAGCTAGGTTTGGAAATTGATATTAAGTAATTTGCAATTAATTGTCTAATGTAGCTGAACTGCATGAGGGTTGTTTACTTTGATAGGAATCACCCTTTAGCTTACTGCTCTTATTGTTCATTGACTCACAGTTTTCTCAGATGCGATTGGCGTAGAAAACGAGACCATCATTAAAGATGATTATATGGTAGCATCCTACGGCACGTTGGCTTCATATCAGGCTAGAAAGGGACGGTTAAACCTTCCCGAGGCTTCCTGGGAGGCAACCGATTACGGAGCCTCATTTTTAGAAATAACGTTTGGGAGGAAACTGAGTATGATTACAGCTGTAGCAACGCAAGGGAGCGGCAAACTGCAGAACTGGGTGAAGACGTACATGCTGAGTTTCAGCATGTGGGGAGATGAGTGGATGGTATATACTGAAGATGGCAAGGCTAAAGTAAGGAAAGATTTCTTGATAGGTACCTTTTgattttgcagatttctttgTTGTGATTGTGTAATCTTATTTATAACCATAGCGAAGTGAATGTAAGTGATAATGTCAATCCCATGCCTTACACTGTACCTTAGCATAGTTTCCAGTAATCTATTATCCTGTTCACAGACCTTCTATTTTCGCGAGTATGAAACTGAAAACCGCGGGGAATATATTGACCGCGCTCTATATGTCGCGCTCTCGCTCACTAGATTGTAGAAAAAAAGACGGAAAACTAATCTAGCTACGGAACAAATGCAGCTGCCTAAATTGTGGCGTACTTTAGCACTtaacaattttgttttgcttttaggTGTTTAGTGGTAACCGTGATCAGAACACAGTTGTCAAGCAGTATCTCCGACATAATATGACAGCATTGATGATTCGATTCTTGCCAAAGACCTATTACAATAGAATTTCCATGAGGGTCGAAGTATATGGAGGGAAAGGTACATTCCTTACTTGATAAAATTGAAATGTGTTCAGTCTTTAGGGCCTTTTTTATGTACTCTTTTTATCAGTAATTTGTcggatgtgaagtatatgaaataattcatttttgaactgcggttgtagatgaaagtgaagaatgatcatcgcagtaaattttccaatttaagcaattggaaagaagaagcctgaacaaaaaaaaaaatcagggcttcaacgggattcgaacccgtgacctccgcgttgccggtgcgttgctctaccaactgaaatatgaagccacacattgcttaaattggaaaattttctgcgatgatcattcttcactttcatctacaaccgcagttcaaaaatgaattatttcatatacttcacatcatttcactcctcacgggagatatgaactcagtaaattgacctcgctgcaaatgtgtggcttcatagctcagttggtagagcaacgcaccggcaacgcggaggtcacaggttcgaatcccgttgaagccctgatttttttcaggcttcttctttccaattgcttaaattggaaaatttactgcgatgatcattcttcactttcagtaATTTGTCTAATCGTCAttctatcattttttttaccaaaaagacCTTAGATTTGAAATAACGATTCCTCCTTGCTTTGTAGTAAGTGAATTTTGTAAAGACGATAAAGGTTCCGGCTTTCTTTTTAGCATTAGCAGCAAaaacgatttatttatttcataatAGTATTTGGAGCTTGATTTGACTGTTAACCGTGGAgctgcttgtttttctttttaccgATTACTGCATGTTTGTCAAATACAGTAAAACTAAACTTGTGATTGAATTCTG
This window encodes:
- the LOC140934555 gene encoding lactadherin-like, translating into MMIVYLLLALKVDLGPKQRKVTAVASQGSHNYNEWVTEYELSYSSDGGTWNYYKDGNNRKVFGANKDRLTEVKHLIDYPFTAVALRFHPTAWSGDICMRVEVFGCDVFSDAIGVENETIIKDDYMVASYGTLASYQARKGRLNLPEASWEATDYGASFLEITFGRKLSMITAVATQGSGKLQNWVKTYMLSFSMWGDEWMVYTEDGKAKVFSGNRDQNTVVKQYLRHNMTALMIRFLPKTYYNRISMRVEVYGGKVCQEPFGAESGDLPANMSFTASSHTGAGNEPWEGRLNGKKAWCAGDNDTHQYLQIDFGRIRTISSIATQGHPTLSHWVTQYGLSYSSDGIFWRKALGEDQSVVIVNAVIMLLLHIITYVN